In the Adlercreutzia equolifaciens DSM 19450 genome, one interval contains:
- a CDS encoding gamma-glutamyl-gamma-aminobutyrate hydrolase family protein, with product MIIGITTTLNEADGFQRVNVEYINRVAATGAVPILLTPIAGGAEANREHARHVIELVDGLLITGGGDVHPRYYVPDPAKNRDALGLDDLAAMGCGSSSHCRSTGAKVPFCGHYVPDRTFEEAMDGTSAVETVESLDGRDVLSATGRPPIPCLDGLLAVCEDRDGFELELARLAHERSLPTLGICRGMQVMNVALGGSLYRDLYNCGVTEKQHRQNPPYYGISHKVTIAKGSLLESVVSASGDFEVNSMHHQGVDHVAPALLVAARSEDRVVEAVEDPAKPFFLGVQWHPEYLDRHHGLFNALAAAAHHRDAQSS from the coding sequence GTGATCATTGGAATTACGACGACGCTGAACGAGGCCGACGGCTTTCAGCGCGTGAATGTGGAATACATCAACCGCGTGGCAGCTACCGGGGCCGTGCCCATTCTCCTCACCCCCATCGCCGGGGGCGCCGAGGCAAACCGAGAGCACGCCCGCCACGTCATCGAGCTGGTGGACGGCCTGCTCATCACCGGAGGCGGCGACGTGCATCCGCGCTACTACGTGCCCGACCCGGCCAAGAATCGCGATGCGCTGGGCCTGGATGACCTTGCGGCCATGGGCTGCGGCTCCTCCTCCCACTGCCGCTCCACAGGAGCAAAAGTTCCCTTCTGCGGCCATTATGTGCCCGACCGCACCTTCGAAGAGGCCATGGACGGCACCTCGGCCGTGGAAACGGTGGAGTCCCTGGACGGTCGCGACGTGCTGTCCGCCACGGGACGCCCGCCCATTCCCTGCCTGGACGGCTTGCTCGCCGTCTGCGAGGATCGCGACGGTTTCGAGCTGGAGCTCGCCCGTCTCGCCCACGAGCGCAGCCTGCCCACCTTGGGCATCTGCCGCGGCATGCAGGTCATGAACGTGGCCCTCGGCGGCAGCCTCTACCGCGACCTGTACAACTGCGGCGTCACCGAAAAGCAGCATCGCCAGAACCCGCCCTATTACGGCATATCCCACAAGGTCACCATCGCCAAGGGAAGCTTGCTGGAATCGGTGGTGAGCGCATCGGGGGATTTCGAGGTGAACTCCATGCACCACCAGGGCGTCGACCACGTGGCCCCCGCCCTGCTTGTCGCCGCCCGTTCCGAGGATCGGGTGGTGGAAGCTGTGGAGGATCCCGCGAAGCCCTTCTTCCTGGGCGTTCAGTGGCATCCGGAATACCTCGACCGCCATCACGGCCTGTTCAACGCCTTGGCCGCCGCAGCCCACCACCGCGACGCGCAGAGCTCATAA
- a CDS encoding DNA/RNA nuclease SfsA, with protein MEPRDKKQDVFLPFPEPLREGVILARPNRFIMDVDFGTADEQGEPAGIVRCHCPAVSRIGGLDLAGRPCLVSDSHSPKRKMPLTVEAYSLQQPDDPDKHWIGINQNASNRYVEHFLREGAFATITGPVRTVRREVPLGDSRLDFLVNDDLYLEVKTPLVQMQTDIPPYVPRLPEAPFSSTERSLRHLRELAASLADHERAAILYCLYYDNFGFRFYHGTTYEEVLATVDACRAAGVELWQADFEVTPAGVALKRYYELEEW; from the coding sequence ATGGAGCCACGCGATAAAAAGCAGGACGTCTTTCTCCCATTCCCCGAGCCTCTGCGCGAGGGGGTCATTCTCGCGCGGCCGAATCGGTTCATCATGGACGTCGACTTCGGAACCGCCGACGAACAGGGCGAGCCTGCGGGCATCGTGCGCTGCCATTGCCCGGCGGTGTCACGTATCGGCGGCCTGGACCTGGCGGGGCGCCCGTGCCTCGTGTCCGACTCCCACAGCCCCAAGCGCAAGATGCCGCTCACGGTGGAGGCCTACTCGCTGCAGCAGCCGGACGATCCCGACAAGCATTGGATCGGCATCAACCAGAACGCGTCGAACCGCTACGTGGAGCACTTCCTGCGCGAAGGTGCTTTCGCGACCATAACCGGCCCCGTTCGCACGGTGCGCCGCGAGGTGCCCTTGGGCGACTCGCGCCTCGATTTCCTCGTGAACGACGACTTGTATCTGGAAGTGAAGACGCCGCTCGTGCAGATGCAGACGGACATCCCGCCTTACGTGCCGCGCCTACCCGAGGCGCCCTTCAGCTCCACCGAGCGCTCCCTGCGCCATTTGCGCGAGTTGGCCGCATCGCTGGCCGACCACGAACGGGCCGCGATCCTCTACTGCCTCTACTACGACAACTTCGGGTTCCGCTTCTACCACGGCACCACCTACGAGGAGGTGCTCGCCACCGTGGACGCCTGCCGCGCCGCCGGCGTGGAGCTGTGGCAGGCCGATTTCGAAGTGACCCCCGCAGGCGTGGCCCTTAAGCGCTATTACGAACTAGAGGAGTGGTAG
- a CDS encoding Na+/H+ antiporter NhaC family protein, with product MKKGNVAALLPIGVFLVLYLGLGILFEYGMGISMGFYNIPIVVIFLVALLVACFQNRSLSFDDKLVVMGRGIGDKTIVTMILIFMAAGVFVGTVGRDSAESVAYLMLSVIPAEYSVAVLFVVSCFVSLSMGTSVGTITLITPIAVAVAAASGFSLPLCVASVMGGAMFGDNLSFISDTTIAACQGQGCQMKDKFRENFKIALPAALVTLVIILVLSLGTDISGTVQNDYNLLELIPYLIVLVGGIVGINVFIVLLLGILSGSIIVVAEGAVAATDLLGNMGTGAAGMFETTMVAVLVSAICALIRENGGFVALLNGIKRLFRSRKGGQLGMGLLVGAMDIATANNTVAIVMANPIAHEMAETYNVSRRKTASILDTFSCVFQGVIPYGAQMLVAISACTELGFQVSAFQIMPFLFYPFFLLISSLVFIFFVPDDRGYVPDHAAARMEATVGAAEGAAGDK from the coding sequence GTGAAAAAGGGAAATGTGGCGGCGCTTCTGCCCATCGGGGTATTCCTCGTGCTGTATCTGGGGCTCGGCATTCTGTTCGAGTACGGCATGGGCATTTCCATGGGGTTCTACAACATCCCCATCGTGGTGATCTTTTTGGTGGCGCTTCTGGTGGCGTGCTTCCAGAATCGCAGCCTTTCCTTTGACGACAAGCTCGTCGTCATGGGCCGAGGTATCGGGGACAAGACCATCGTCACCATGATCCTCATCTTTATGGCGGCCGGCGTGTTCGTGGGCACGGTCGGGCGCGATTCCGCCGAGTCGGTGGCCTACCTCATGCTGTCGGTCATTCCCGCCGAGTACTCCGTGGCGGTGCTGTTCGTGGTGAGCTGCTTCGTGTCGCTTTCGATGGGCACGTCGGTGGGCACCATCACGCTCATCACGCCTATCGCCGTGGCGGTGGCGGCGGCCTCGGGGTTCAGCCTGCCGCTGTGTGTGGCCTCGGTCATGGGCGGTGCCATGTTCGGCGACAACCTGTCGTTCATCTCCGACACCACCATTGCCGCCTGCCAGGGACAAGGTTGCCAAATGAAGGACAAGTTCCGGGAGAACTTCAAGATCGCTTTGCCGGCGGCGCTGGTGACGCTGGTGATCATTCTGGTGCTGTCGCTGGGCACCGACATCTCCGGCACGGTGCAAAACGATTACAACCTGCTGGAGCTCATTCCGTACCTCATCGTTCTCGTGGGCGGCATCGTTGGCATCAACGTGTTCATCGTGCTTTTGCTGGGCATTCTGTCCGGCTCTATCATCGTGGTGGCCGAAGGCGCCGTGGCCGCTACCGATCTGCTCGGCAACATGGGCACCGGCGCCGCCGGCATGTTCGAGACGACTATGGTGGCGGTGCTCGTGAGTGCCATCTGCGCGCTCATTCGCGAGAACGGCGGCTTTGTTGCTCTGTTGAACGGCATCAAGCGCCTGTTCCGCAGCCGGAAGGGCGGCCAGCTCGGCATGGGGCTGCTCGTGGGCGCCATGGACATCGCCACCGCTAACAACACCGTGGCCATCGTGATGGCGAACCCCATCGCCCACGAGATGGCCGAGACGTACAACGTCTCAAGGCGCAAGACGGCCTCCATCCTGGACACGTTCTCCTGCGTATTCCAGGGAGTCATCCCCTACGGCGCCCAGATGCTCGTGGCCATCTCGGCCTGCACGGAGCTGGGCTTTCAGGTGTCGGCTTTCCAGATCATGCCGTTTCTGTTCTACCCGTTCTTCCTTCTGATAAGCTCGCTCGTGTTCATCTTCTTCGTGCCGGATGACCGCGGCTACGTACCCGACCATGCCGCCGCCCGCATGGAGGCGACGGTTGGCGCGGCGGAGGGGGCTGCGGGCGACAAGTAG
- a CDS encoding DEAD/DEAH box helicase, translating into MTDTAKNSAAAEEGVYETPEDIAAEAAKPAERAARTDADSPIAPVDPFEPGSLGWLLPWAETGEGDVLTPDEALEVFLEWVDARGMELWPHQEDALMDLAVGDSVILGTPTGSGKSMVALGLCFMAVATGRTAYYTAPIKALVSEKFFDMVDILGRENVGMITGDSTINTEAPVICCTAEILANQALREGPASKVACVVMDEFHFYADPDRGWAWQVPLLTLPNAQFLLMSATLGDVSDIAAALEERTGRPVDLVTDAPRPVPLSYDYTFETLEATVELGLRAGEAPMYIVHFSQDEALKNARALASYGVSDKAQREEIKQAMKGTKFTTPFGKILQRLLAAGVGVHHAGMLPRYRLLVERLAQQGLLPVICGTDTLGVGINVPIHTVVLTQLTKFDGTKMRRLRSREFHQIVGRAGRAGFDTEGMVVALAPEHEIENHKAMLKAGDDPKKQRRVKKKQPPEGFVSWNKQTFEHLIEKPPEKLTPRMRITHSMVLSVVSRGGDAWANVHTLIADSAQTPEEKIKLNARADEIFATLLEAGVVVRGEDAEGRPSYELTVELPEDFALDQPLSPFLLAALDLLDPESPDYALDVISLVEATLENPAKVLRAQERKARDAAMAEMKADGVEYEERLERLAEITYPKPLEELLARAFELYCQGVPWARDYELLPKSVLRDMVETASDFKTYIGRYGIAKSEGTLLRYLSDAFRVLVRTLPPDRLDDRLRDIIAWLGFMVRTTDSSLVDAWESAGELPEAGAPPQAADAVVADRHGMEVMVRNALFARVRLAALDRTRELGNLDEDWGMSERAWNAALDDYFAEHNEIRLDGDARSAAYLMIDEGPEQESHTWHVRQIFLDEEDAGDFRIEADVDLDATQEQGEVIFRNYRVGFVEDLAE; encoded by the coding sequence ATGACCGACACCGCCAAGAACTCCGCCGCTGCCGAAGAGGGCGTCTACGAGACGCCCGAGGACATCGCCGCCGAAGCTGCGAAACCCGCCGAGCGCGCCGCCCGCACCGACGCAGATAGCCCCATCGCACCCGTGGATCCCTTCGAGCCCGGCTCGCTGGGGTGGCTCCTTCCCTGGGCCGAAACCGGTGAGGGCGACGTGCTCACGCCCGACGAGGCGCTGGAGGTATTCTTGGAATGGGTGGACGCCCGCGGCATGGAGCTGTGGCCCCATCAGGAGGACGCGCTCATGGACTTGGCCGTGGGCGACTCGGTGATTCTGGGCACGCCCACAGGCTCCGGCAAGTCCATGGTGGCCCTGGGGCTCTGCTTCATGGCCGTGGCCACGGGGCGCACCGCTTACTACACGGCGCCCATCAAGGCGCTCGTGTCCGAGAAGTTCTTCGACATGGTGGACATCCTCGGCCGCGAGAACGTGGGCATGATCACGGGAGACTCCACCATCAACACCGAGGCGCCGGTCATCTGCTGCACGGCGGAGATCCTCGCGAACCAGGCCCTGCGCGAGGGCCCCGCGTCGAAGGTGGCCTGCGTGGTGATGGACGAGTTCCACTTCTACGCCGACCCCGATCGCGGCTGGGCCTGGCAGGTGCCGCTGCTCACGCTGCCGAACGCGCAGTTCCTGCTGATGAGCGCCACCCTCGGTGACGTGAGCGACATCGCCGCCGCCCTGGAGGAGCGCACCGGGCGGCCCGTCGACCTCGTGACGGACGCGCCCCGCCCCGTGCCGCTGTCCTACGACTACACCTTCGAAACCCTGGAAGCCACCGTGGAGCTGGGTCTGCGCGCCGGCGAGGCGCCGATGTACATCGTGCATTTCTCCCAGGACGAGGCGCTGAAGAACGCCCGGGCGCTGGCCAGCTACGGCGTGTCGGACAAGGCCCAGCGCGAGGAAATCAAGCAGGCCATGAAGGGCACGAAGTTCACCACCCCCTTCGGCAAGATCTTGCAGCGGCTGCTCGCCGCCGGGGTGGGCGTACACCATGCTGGCATGCTGCCGCGCTACCGCCTGCTCGTGGAGCGCCTCGCCCAGCAGGGGCTGCTCCCAGTCATCTGCGGTACCGACACGCTCGGCGTCGGCATCAATGTGCCCATCCACACGGTGGTGCTCACCCAGCTCACCAAGTTCGACGGCACCAAGATGCGCCGTTTGCGCTCCCGCGAGTTCCACCAGATCGTGGGCCGCGCGGGACGGGCCGGCTTCGACACCGAGGGCATGGTGGTGGCGCTGGCCCCCGAGCATGAGATCGAGAACCACAAGGCGATGCTCAAGGCCGGCGACGACCCGAAAAAGCAGCGTCGCGTGAAGAAAAAGCAGCCGCCCGAGGGCTTCGTCAGCTGGAACAAGCAGACCTTCGAGCACCTCATCGAGAAGCCGCCGGAGAAGCTGACGCCCCGCATGCGCATCACCCATTCCATGGTGCTGTCCGTGGTGTCGCGCGGAGGCGACGCCTGGGCCAACGTGCATACGCTCATCGCTGATTCGGCCCAAACCCCCGAGGAGAAGATCAAGCTGAACGCGCGGGCCGACGAGATATTCGCCACGCTTTTGGAAGCAGGCGTGGTGGTGCGCGGCGAGGACGCCGAAGGTCGGCCGTCCTACGAGCTTACCGTGGAACTGCCCGAGGATTTCGCCCTGGATCAGCCCCTTTCGCCCTTCCTGCTGGCTGCGCTCGACTTGCTGGATCCGGAAAGCCCCGACTACGCCCTGGACGTCATCTCACTCGTGGAGGCCACCCTGGAAAACCCCGCCAAGGTGCTGCGGGCCCAGGAGCGCAAGGCGCGCGACGCCGCCATGGCCGAGATGAAGGCCGACGGCGTGGAATACGAGGAGCGCTTGGAGCGGCTGGCCGAGATCACCTACCCCAAGCCCTTGGAAGAGCTGCTCGCCCGCGCCTTCGAGCTGTACTGCCAGGGCGTGCCGTGGGCCCGCGATTACGAGCTGTTGCCGAAGAGCGTGCTGCGCGACATGGTGGAGACGGCGAGCGATTTCAAGACCTACATCGGCCGCTACGGCATCGCGAAGTCGGAGGGGACGCTTCTGCGCTACCTGTCCGACGCCTTCCGCGTGCTCGTGCGCACCCTGCCGCCCGATCGGCTGGACGACCGACTGCGCGATATCATCGCCTGGCTCGGCTTCATGGTGCGCACCACCGACTCGTCGCTGGTGGACGCGTGGGAGAGCGCCGGCGAGCTGCCCGAGGCCGGCGCGCCCCCGCAGGCAGCCGATGCCGTGGTGGCCGACCGTCACGGCATGGAGGTCATGGTGCGCAACGCGCTCTTCGCCCGCGTGCGCCTGGCCGCACTCGATCGCACTCGCGAGCTGGGCAACCTGGACGAGGACTGGGGCATGAGCGAGCGCGCGTGGAACGCGGCTTTGGACGACTACTTCGCCGAGCACAACGAGATCCGCCTCGACGGCGACGCGCGATCCGCCGCCTACCTGATGATCGATGAGGGTCCCGAGCAGGAATCGCACACCTGGCACGTCCGCCAGATATTCCTGGACGAGGAAGACGCCGGCGACTTCCGCATAGAAGCCGATGTCGACCTAGACGCCACCCAAGAGCAAGGCGAGGTAATCTTCCGCAACTACCGCGTCGGCTTCGTGGAGGATTTGGCGGAGTAA
- a CDS encoding FAD-dependent oxidoreductase yields the protein MTTENMKLSRRGFLGLGAAATAAAAAAGLAGCAPRTMAETGPAEPEGYTWEIAPEPITEVDATESADVVVIGGGMAGFSAACSAAEKDAKVVLLEKTGAGQFRGIDYGAIGGKIQLEAGIDLRDRKQDVLQEVLRWGDHRGDYRVVKAWVDNSAEALDWAADMLTSHGITIAPMPMEMQVIPDAWYEHYATDAFQIVPDDTLMAEGGEAGYEPPFAIGWAKAFTAYAGELGVDVRFNTEALQLVRDEVGAVAGVVCEGDAGVVRINAKSVVLATGGYGNDEEMMDAFIPGHAEDVHNISTPPHNTGDGIRMGAWVGGAIDEAPHCPMYFDEGVEGLEYMPSIPLTRQPWLYLNDLGERFCSEDMPYAFVCRAHNAQPRHMKWVFWDSKWETDGPAMGMVVCKDFRSPLHNPEEIQQFIEEGTILSADTIDGLLAKMEGIDVETAKASIERYNELCAAGIDEDFGKRKQCLSSLTEPPFYGVHSGTTLLVTMGGLKINENQQVIDADAHPIEGLWAAGNCSGNFFFGDYPITISGVSHGRACTGGRRAGQFAADRALGA from the coding sequence ATGACTACCGAGAACATGAAGCTGAGCCGCCGTGGCTTTTTGGGACTGGGAGCCGCTGCCACCGCTGCCGCAGCCGCGGCCGGGCTTGCGGGCTGCGCGCCCCGCACCATGGCCGAGACGGGGCCGGCCGAGCCTGAGGGCTATACGTGGGAGATTGCGCCCGAGCCCATCACCGAGGTAGATGCTACCGAGTCTGCCGACGTCGTCGTCATCGGCGGCGGCATGGCCGGTTTCTCGGCGGCCTGCTCGGCGGCCGAGAAGGACGCAAAGGTGGTGCTTCTGGAGAAGACCGGCGCGGGCCAGTTCCGCGGCATCGACTACGGCGCCATCGGCGGCAAGATCCAGCTGGAAGCCGGCATCGATTTGCGCGACCGCAAGCAGGACGTGCTGCAGGAGGTGCTGCGCTGGGGCGATCATCGGGGCGACTACCGCGTGGTAAAGGCCTGGGTCGACAACTCCGCCGAGGCACTCGATTGGGCTGCCGACATGCTGACGAGCCACGGCATCACCATCGCCCCTATGCCCATGGAGATGCAGGTCATTCCCGATGCCTGGTACGAGCACTACGCCACTGACGCCTTCCAAATCGTGCCCGACGACACGCTTATGGCCGAGGGCGGCGAGGCCGGCTACGAGCCCCCCTTCGCCATCGGTTGGGCCAAGGCGTTCACTGCCTATGCGGGCGAGCTCGGCGTCGACGTGCGCTTCAACACCGAGGCGCTACAGCTTGTGCGGGACGAGGTCGGCGCGGTGGCCGGCGTGGTTTGCGAGGGCGATGCGGGCGTCGTGCGCATCAATGCGAAATCGGTGGTGCTCGCCACCGGCGGCTACGGCAACGACGAGGAGATGATGGATGCCTTCATTCCCGGCCATGCCGAGGACGTCCACAACATCTCGACGCCGCCCCACAACACCGGCGACGGCATCCGCATGGGCGCCTGGGTGGGCGGTGCCATCGACGAGGCGCCCCACTGCCCCATGTACTTCGACGAGGGCGTGGAAGGCCTGGAGTACATGCCCTCCATCCCGCTGACGCGTCAGCCGTGGCTGTACCTGAACGACTTGGGCGAGCGCTTCTGCAGCGAGGACATGCCCTACGCCTTCGTCTGCCGCGCCCACAACGCCCAGCCGCGCCACATGAAATGGGTGTTCTGGGACAGCAAGTGGGAGACCGACGGCCCGGCAATGGGCATGGTGGTCTGCAAGGACTTCCGCTCGCCGCTGCACAACCCCGAGGAGATCCAGCAGTTCATCGAGGAGGGCACCATTCTTTCGGCCGACACCATCGACGGCCTGCTGGCGAAGATGGAGGGCATCGATGTGGAGACGGCCAAGGCGTCCATCGAGCGCTACAACGAGCTGTGCGCCGCCGGCATCGACGAGGACTTCGGGAAGCGCAAGCAGTGCCTAAGCTCGCTGACGGAGCCTCCCTTCTACGGCGTGCATTCCGGTACGACGCTTCTGGTGACCATGGGCGGCCTGAAGATCAACGAGAACCAGCAGGTCATCGATGCCGATGCCCATCCCATCGAGGGCCTGTGGGCCGCCGGTAACTGCTCCGGCAACTTCTTCTTTGGTGATTATCCCATCACCATCTCGGGCGTCAGCCACGGTCGCGCCTGCACCGGCGGTCGCCGCGCTGGCCAGTTCGCTGCCGACCGCGCCCTGGGAGCGTAG
- a CDS encoding response regulator transcription factor — MAPEVVAVFARWWDNFQESCDVRLAVGCGCAVAWVLLVAVSPVVSTASTFLEGGLTWRSGLVYGALFVLAGHVLPEIEGTWMASALPGLANVGAFLVSEVAITLYMVKRIRRENPRVAYRPATILVATGFLLLPFIGEGGALLCMAIAFAGFGCFLVYLWIVLGNLCQRWGALPLPTVAFGFALVFAGIVAGEMTTWAFYRAPIALGYLATVSIVSLFALVLLAWNMTDGSRYAQETVAMGGIPADHSGPSGLCDRSDADGSRNADAGTGPDDIPTTADDAKLRAAAATYGLSPREVEVAALLLRGRSIPYICDELFIAKSTAQTHVRHIYAKMDITGGRQELIDRLESAECS, encoded by the coding sequence ATGGCCCCGGAGGTGGTGGCCGTGTTCGCCCGCTGGTGGGACAACTTTCAGGAAAGCTGCGATGTGCGCTTGGCCGTCGGCTGCGGATGCGCCGTGGCCTGGGTGCTGCTCGTCGCCGTCTCGCCGGTGGTCTCCACCGCGTCCACGTTTCTCGAGGGCGGTCTCACCTGGCGAAGCGGCCTCGTCTACGGCGCCCTGTTCGTACTCGCCGGCCACGTCCTTCCCGAAATCGAGGGCACCTGGATGGCCTCCGCGCTGCCTGGGCTTGCCAACGTGGGCGCCTTCCTCGTTTCGGAGGTCGCCATCACGCTCTACATGGTGAAGCGCATTCGCCGCGAGAACCCGCGCGTCGCCTACCGACCCGCCACCATCCTCGTGGCCACAGGCTTCCTGCTGCTTCCCTTCATCGGCGAGGGCGGCGCCTTGCTCTGCATGGCCATCGCCTTCGCAGGCTTCGGCTGCTTCCTCGTCTATTTGTGGATCGTGTTGGGGAACCTCTGCCAACGCTGGGGCGCGCTGCCGCTGCCCACGGTCGCCTTCGGCTTCGCGCTGGTGTTCGCGGGCATCGTCGCCGGAGAGATGACCACATGGGCCTTCTATCGCGCGCCGATCGCCCTCGGATACCTGGCCACCGTCAGCATCGTGTCGCTGTTCGCGCTCGTCCTTCTGGCGTGGAACATGACCGACGGCTCCCGCTACGCCCAGGAGACCGTCGCCATGGGAGGCATCCCCGCCGACCACAGCGGCCCTAGCGGCCTCTGCGATCGCAGCGACGCGGACGGCTCCCGCAATGCCGACGCCGGCACGGGCCCCGATGACATCCCGACCACCGCCGATGACGCCAAGCTGCGTGCCGCCGCCGCAACTTACGGCCTGTCCCCGCGTGAGGTGGAGGTGGCAGCGCTCCTTCTGCGCGGCCGCTCCATTCCCTACATCTGCGACGAGCTGTTCATCGCCAAGAGCACTGCGCAAACCCATGTGCGCCACATCTACGCCAAAATGGATATCACCGGCGGCCGCCAGGAACTCATCGACCGTCTGGAGAGCGCGGAGTGCTCGTAG
- a CDS encoding ATP-binding protein, giving the protein MTLLVPDIKVTNVISTRQRQQAMREIENGLIPRPTYDALLDSYLDTAPIKVLSGVRRCGKSSLLRMLANRLRAKGIPESNILYKKLDSFDVPLEPTSAWLDDLLRRALADREQGSPLYVFLDEVQEVAGWEKAVRRLHTEQAADIYLTGSNAFLLSSDLVTYLSGRYIEVPVWPLSFPEYLEFSRVADPRSSELSRDELFARFVRFGGMPGLFDKTSFKEEFVMKELTAIRDTVILNDVAKRFDLRNIDLLEKLVRYVYSTSGNLFSARKIADTLTSMGRKTNPTTVDTYLSALRRAFLVLQCEQEGIAGKTVLQPLQKLYAPDTGLRNREIGFTSRDIGYQLENIVFCELKRRGYDIHVGAGASGEVDFVADRSSGRLYVQVSSNVVEGDTLERELRSLEAVRDSFPKIILTRDSLHWGTTGTGIEIVSLVDWLCAEEPKGR; this is encoded by the coding sequence TTGACACTTTTAGTTCCAGATATTAAAGTGACAAACGTAATTAGCACTAGGCAAAGGCAGCAAGCAATGAGAGAAATCGAAAACGGCCTCATTCCCCGACCGACCTACGACGCCCTTCTCGACTCGTATTTGGACACCGCGCCCATCAAGGTGCTCAGCGGCGTTCGGCGCTGCGGGAAGTCGTCGCTGCTGCGCATGCTCGCGAATCGACTGCGGGCGAAGGGCATCCCCGAAAGCAACATCCTCTACAAGAAACTCGACAGCTTCGATGTGCCACTCGAGCCGACGAGCGCTTGGCTCGACGATCTCCTTCGCCGCGCACTCGCGGATCGCGAGCAAGGCAGCCCCCTCTACGTTTTCCTCGACGAAGTACAGGAAGTGGCCGGCTGGGAGAAAGCGGTGCGCAGGTTGCATACCGAGCAGGCGGCGGACATCTATCTCACTGGCTCGAACGCGTTTCTACTCTCATCCGATCTCGTCACGTACCTCTCTGGCCGCTACATAGAAGTGCCCGTGTGGCCCCTATCCTTTCCCGAATATTTGGAGTTCTCGCGCGTCGCCGACCCTCGCTCGAGCGAGCTCTCGCGAGACGAGCTCTTCGCGCGCTTCGTTCGGTTCGGGGGAATGCCCGGCCTCTTCGACAAAACAAGTTTTAAAGAAGAGTTCGTCATGAAGGAGCTGACAGCCATCCGCGACACGGTCATCCTCAACGACGTCGCCAAGCGATTCGATCTGCGCAACATCGATCTTCTGGAAAAACTCGTCCGCTACGTATACTCGACATCGGGAAACCTCTTCTCGGCTCGCAAGATCGCCGACACCCTCACGAGCATGGGCCGAAAGACCAACCCCACCACCGTCGATACCTACCTGAGCGCGCTGCGCCGAGCCTTCCTCGTGCTGCAATGCGAGCAGGAGGGCATCGCGGGCAAGACTGTCCTCCAACCGCTACAGAAGCTGTACGCCCCCGACACCGGTCTGCGAAATCGCGAAATCGGATTCACCTCGCGTGATATCGGATACCAGCTGGAGAACATCGTGTTCTGCGAGCTGAAGCGACGCGGATACGATATCCACGTGGGCGCTGGTGCTTCTGGCGAAGTGGATTTCGTGGCCGATCGAAGCAGCGGGCGGCTCTATGTGCAAGTGAGCAGCAATGTCGTCGAAGGGGACACGCTCGAACGGGAGCTGAGAAGCCTTGAAGCCGTTCGCGACTCCTTTCCGAAGATCATTCTCACGCGCGACTCGCTCCATTGGGGAACCACGGGCACCGGTATTGAAATCGTCAGCCTCGTTGATTGGCTCTGCGCTGAGGAGCCAAAAGGTCGCTGA
- a CDS encoding PHP domain-containing protein → MRDWHVHTTISDGSCTVGEVLAQAVHQGIASVAVTNHDTTAGLTAAVEAGRAFGVEVVGGIEISAWDATRNAKVHVLGLGLSEDSPAVNALCAPTLAARDANSRWQLDRLLEAGFAVDVERALELAAASTALYKQHLMAALTDAPYGSAEYQGLYRQLFKGDGICARDIAYVDARDAVAAIVEDGGRAVLAHPGQLNSYGIVPELVTCGLSGIERDHPDHGPSDRRRCDDIADRYRLMRTSGSDYHGAFGSVPHLGYGIPAPA, encoded by the coding sequence ATGCGCGACTGGCATGTGCACACGACGATCTCGGACGGCTCGTGCACCGTGGGGGAAGTGCTCGCCCAGGCCGTGCATCAGGGCATCGCCTCGGTGGCCGTCACGAACCACGACACCACCGCGGGGCTCACGGCGGCTGTTGAGGCCGGTCGCGCCTTCGGTGTGGAGGTGGTGGGCGGCATCGAGATAAGCGCTTGGGACGCGACGCGCAATGCCAAGGTGCACGTACTGGGCCTGGGCCTTTCCGAGGACTCCCCGGCGGTGAACGCCCTGTGCGCGCCCACGCTCGCGGCCCGCGACGCGAACTCCCGCTGGCAGCTCGACCGGCTGCTCGAGGCGGGTTTTGCGGTGGACGTGGAGCGGGCCCTGGAGCTTGCGGCGGCCTCGACGGCCCTGTACAAGCAGCATCTCATGGCGGCTCTGACCGACGCCCCCTACGGCAGCGCCGAGTACCAGGGGCTCTACCGGCAGCTGTTCAAAGGCGACGGCATCTGCGCCCGCGATATCGCCTACGTGGACGCCCGCGATGCGGTGGCAGCCATCGTGGAGGACGGCGGGCGGGCGGTGCTGGCCCATCCCGGTCAGCTGAACAGCTACGGGATCGTGCCCGAGCTGGTGACCTGCGGCTTGTCGGGCATCGAGCGCGATCACCCCGATCATGGGCCTTCTGATCGCCGACGGTGCGACGATATAGCCGACCGCTACCGCCTCATGCGAACGTCCGGCTCCGATTACCACGGCGCCTTCGGATCCGTTCCCCACCTGGGCTACGGGATTCCCGCACCTGCTTAG